The DNA window CAATTATCGGGTTCAATGGAAACTTTAATTTCGGTACAATGACCCGCTAGTGCCTCATCAATACTATTATCTACGATTTCCCAAACTAAATGGTGTAGACCTCTTGAACCTGTAGAACCAATATACATACCTGGTCTTTTACGAACAGCTTCTAATCCTTCTAATACCTGAATTTGACTCGCTTCATATGATTCTTGCAAACCTTTTTCTTCCATAGCCATTCCATTCACCTGCTCTTTCTTACGCATTTCATAATCCGGAATTCCATTTATCAACATAACCTGTGGACGATATTTCACAATAATTTAGACATTCACAGGTGTAAGTACCTAAAAACCTATAATTTTCAGCTGTAAAAATACCAATAACATTATGCTTTAACTTTTCCATTGGAAACTTCGAAAAGACGTGCACTTTGGATGGTTTCATGTTGGATTCCTTCAACACTTGTCGTCGTAACAAAAGTTTGAACAGACCCTTTAATTGTATTCAGTAAGTGAGATTGTCTGTAATCATCCAATTCAGAGAGCACATCATCAAGTAATAACACAGGCGCTTCTCCAACTTCCTGTTTAATCAGTTCGATTTCAGCGAGTTTTAACGATAAAGCTGTGGTGCGCTGTTGCCCCTGCGAACCGTAAGTTTGAACATCGTAGCCATTAACAAAAAATTGAAGTTCGTCACGGTGAGGACCGACAAGCGTCACTCCCCGTTCAATTTCTCGTTTTCGCACTTCTATCAGTTTCTGCTCTAAAAAAGACGCCATTTCTTCCGGCGTCCATTCAGGCTTTAAACCGCTGATCGGTTGATAGCGGATTTGAAGTTGTTCCAATCCACGAGAAATACCGTGATGGATTGGTTCAGCCCATTTTTGCAAAAGCTCCATGAACTGATATCGCTTACGAATGATTTTGACAGCCGCTTCTATGAATTGTTCTGTATAGACATCGAACATAACGTCATTAATTGTTTGTTTTCCGTAATGCTGTTTCAATATATGATTTCTTTGTTTGAGGAGTTTTTGGTAAGTTACTAAATCATGCAAATAAACTGGAGAAATTTGTCCGATTTCCATGTCAATGAAACGCCTGCGCACTTGTGGACTTCCTTTTACAAGGTGTAAGTCTTCTGGAGCAAACATAACAACATTTAATTGGCCAATATAATCACTCAGTCTACGTTGTTCTAAATGATTGACTTTTGCTTTCTTACCTTTTTTTGACAAGGTGATTTCGAGGGGCAGTTTACCATATTTACGGTAAACATCAGCTTTAATTTTACCATATTCGGCTTCCCAGCGTATCAGTTCCTTGTCATTTGACGTGCGATGCGATTTAGCCATGGATAAAACGTAAAGTGATTCCATGATATTCGTTTTGCCTTGTGCATTTTCTCCTATAAAGACGTTAATCTCTGGAGAAAAATTTAGTTCTAGTGATTCGTAGTTTCGATAATTGACAAGCTCGAGGCGGTCAATCCGCATCGAAGCTCATGCCTTCAGCAGTCACGATACGAAATTCTCCAAACCCTGGAATATTGATAAGGTCACTCGGACGTAACTTACGTCCTCTACGGCTTTCAGCTTCACCGTTTACAAAAACTTCGTGTTCCCCTAAAAACCATTTAGCCATTCCACCTGAACTTATTGTATCCGTCATTTTCAATAATTGTCCCAGTGTTATATATTCAGTCTCAATCCCGATTTCTCTCAAAATGCACTCATCCTTCGATTCATAGTCTATCCCTCTATTTTACCCTATTTTAGCTAAAAAGTAAAAAGGATAGCCTATATGGCTATCCTGAGGGTGTGATTTAATTTTAATATGTTCGGACAGGAAGAATTAGCTGCAAAATCGAATCATCTAAAGCTGATTTTAAAATGAAAGGACGCATTGCCCCAGTAAACTGAATAATAACATCTTGTCCATCAATTGCTTTTAGCGCATCCATCATAAATTTCGCGCTGAAAGAGATTTTTAATTCTTCTCCTTCGATGCTTTGTGCTTGTAGCTGTTCTTCTACTTTACCTACTTCTGGTGAATTAGAAGAAACTTCTACTTCATTTCCTGCTTTCGCAGAGAAACGCACGACATTATTGCGTTCTTCTCTTGCTAACAAAGACGCACGATCGATTGCTTGTAAAAGGGAACGTCCGTTAACAGTTACAGTCGTTTTGTATTCTGCTGGGATTAAGCGAGTAGTGTCAGGATAATTTCCTTCTAATAGACGAGAGAAGAAAAGAATGTGTTTTGATTTAAATAAAACTTGTTGATTTGTCATGACGATTTCTACTGCTTCAGAAGTGTCATCAAGAATTTTATTTAATTCAGTCAAACTTTTTCCAGGGATAACAACGCTATACTCCCCTTCTGGTAGTGTTTCTAACTTTGTTTTTCGACGTGCCAGACGATGGCTGTCGGTTGCCACACAAATAAGTTCGCCATCTTTTACTTCCCAATGAACACCTGTGAGTACAGGTCGTGTTTCTGAACTTGATACAGCAAAGACTGTTTCACGGTTGATTGTTTTTAGTAAATCGGCTGGAATTGTAAACAAACGATCGTCTTGAATGTCTGGTAATTGTGGATAATCCATTGCGTCCAAGCCGATTAAATGAAATTCAGATTTTCCTGAACGAATATGCGTTTGGAAATTTCCTGTGATTTCAATTTCAACTTCGTTAGTTGGCAATTTACGAATGATTTCTCCGAAAACCTTCGCTTGAAGAACAATGCTTCCTCCTTCAGTTACCTGAATGATTTGCTCTCCATCTTCTTCTGCTGGAATAAATGTTTGGATCGTGATATCAGAGTCACTACCAGTTAATCTCATTCCTTCTGAAGATACATCCATTTTAATTCCTGTTAAGATCGGAATCGTTGTTTTTGAACTTACTGCTTTCATTACATCGTTTAATCCTTCAACTAATCGTTCACGTTTTATCTCGAATTTCATTCTCGAACCTCGCTTATATATATATTTTATTTAAAGGCTTTTAAAGTAATAGTAGTAGTAGGGGCTGTGAATATGTGGATAAGCCTTAAAAAGTCAACAAAAGCAGTTTATCCACATGTAGATAAACTGTGCATAAACTGCTTGCTAATTTATCGGGTTATCCACAAGGTATTTACTTGCCCAATGCGTTTTTGATGTCCTTAACATCTTGTTGAAGTTGCTGATTGTCTTTTAACATTTTTGAAATTTTATCGTGAGCGTGAATGACGGTTGTATGATCACGTCCACCAAATTCTTCTCCAATTTTAGGCAAAGAGAAATCAGTCATCTCACGTGACAAATACATCGCAACTTGACGCGGATATGCGATATCTTTTGTGCGACGTTTTGTTTTAAAATCTTCTAATTTAACGTTGAATTGATCACCAACAGCATGTTGAATGTCTAAAATTGTAATAACTTTTGGCTTTGAGTTTGGCATGATATCTTTTAAAGCTTCAGCAGCGAGCTCAGCGCTCATATCACGATTAATCAAAGAAGAGTAAGCCACAACGCGGATTAATGCTCCTTCAAGCTCACGAATATTCGAATCTATAGAATTCGCAATATACGTCATGACGTCATTTGGAATATCCAGTCCATCCGCTTTTGCTTTTTTGCGCAAAATAGCGATACGGGTTTCCAAATCAGGTGGTGTAATGTCTGTAATCAATCCCCATTCAAAACGAGAACGCAATCGATCTTCTAGTGTAGGAATCTCTTTTGGCGGTCGGTCACTTGAGATAATTATTTGCTTGGACTCTTCGTGCAGCGTGTTAAACGTATGGAAAAACTCTTCCTGTGTTTGTTCTTTCCCCGCTAAAAACTGAATATCGTCAATTAAAAGAATGTCGACACCTCTGTATTTATCGCGGAACTCGCCCGTTTTATTGTCACGTATTGAGTTAATAAATTCGTTTGTAAATTTTTCCGAAGACAAATAAACCACTTTCGCATTCGGATTGTGTTCGAGGACGTAATGTCCAATAGCATGCATTAAATGTGTCTTACCAAGTCCAACTCCCCCATAGATAAACAGCGGGTTATAAGCTTTTGCGGGTGCTTCGGCCACGGCCAAAGAGGCGGCATGCGCAAAGCGGTTGCCTGAACCAATTACAAACGTATCGAAAGTATATTTAGGATTCAGCATGCCAGGCAAAAACTCTTGCTGCTGGTCTTGACCCGGTTTAACGCGAGGCGCAGGGAGTTGAAAATCATCCATATCCTGATCTTTGGGCACAACAAACTTAATCATCATATCATCGCCAGTGGAATCTGATAAAATTCCGGTGATCAAGTGTACATAATGGTTTTCCAACCAATCACGTGCAAAAGAATTGGGCGCTGAAATGGTGACTGTATCATCCTGATAGGATAAAAGTTTTGTTGATTTTAACCACGTTTCAAAACTTGGTTTGGAGATTTTAGTTTCAACTTGGGCTAAGACACTCGACCAAAGTTCGTCTAAGTGTTCCAATAGCTCTTCTCCTTTATATTTAAACTATATTTTAAAGTATATCATACACAAAATCACAGCTTGTGGATAACATTCATAAACAAGGTGGGGAATAACTGTCCACACCTTACCCACAATTTGTGGATAACTTATTTAGAGTGAAAACTATTAACAAGTGAAAACAAGTTAATGTTACCAAAAAAGAATAGACAATACAAGAAGTTCTTTAAGTTATCCACATAACTTTTTTTCTGCACATATAAACTATCCACAAGGGGTTCGTATGTTAAAAAACTGTAGATAAGGCTTGTGGATAATTATTTTCATCGTAAAAATAGTAAACAGGAGGCTAAGAGATACAGTTACAAATTGTGTATAACTTAATCAATAAGGAAGAAGAGGTTTTTGAGTTGTTTTTTAATGAGACATTGACATTTATAGCCTTGCGCCTTTATAATAGTCGAGACTGTCTTTAGATAAATAGTTAACTCTCAATATAGGAGGTGTCATATATGACATTACGCACATACCAACCAAATACACGTAAGCATAGCAAAGTACACGGCTTTAGAGCACGTATGAGCACGAAGAACGGACGTCGCATTATCGCAGCTCGTCGCCGTAAAGGAAGAAAAGTATTATCAGCTTAAGTCCACTGACCGCATCAGTGGTCTTTTTTTTCTTTTCTGCTTGATTTTGGCGAAAAGGTATTAAAATAAGCAGGTGAAAGAATGAACAAGGATCAACGGATCAAGAAGAATAAAGAATTTCAGCAAATCTTTAAAAAAGGAAAATCCTTTGCGAATCGGCAGTTTATTGTTTATGTGCTAAAGAGTGAGCAGCCAGAGTTTCGCATAGGACTATCCGTCAGTAAAAAAGTAGGAAATGCGGTAGTACGTAACCGGGTGAAACGTTATATCCGGCAAACTTTCTTGGAATTGAAAGACGAACTATTGCCGAATGCAGACTACATTATCATCGCCCGACCACAGGCGGCCACATTGGATTTTCATGAAAGCAAGAAAAGTCTCGAACATGTATTGAAGATTGCCCGTACATTGCCGAAGAAGTAGAAGACTAGTCAGAATAGATGTTATTATAGAAGTAATTGAAATTAGTTTGGGGGAAGAAGGGTGAATAAGAAATTAGTTCTGCTTATTTCATTGATCGCGGTAGCCTTGCTGCTTTCGGGTTGTACAGAGTTCGATCAGCCGATTAGTGATCAAAGTGAAGGATTTTGGAATGAATTTATTGTCTGGCCACTGGTATCAACTATTAAATTCTTTAAAGGTTTACTAGGAACTTACGGCTTCGGGATTATTGCTGTTACGATCATCATTCGATTGGTCATGCTGCCATTAATGATCAAACAGACGAAGAGTTCGAAACGTATGCAAGAAGTACAGCCTGAACTTGTTAAGTTAAAAGAAAAATACAAGTCAAAAGATGCTGTCACACAACAGAAATATCAAAAAGAAATGATGGCTTTGTTCCAAGAAAGAGGCGTCAATCCAATGGCGGGTTGTTTGCCTGTTTTGATTCAAATGCCGGTACTGATCGGTTTTTATCACGCAATTAGTCGTATGAATAATACGCCTGAAATCGATTTAGGGTCATTCCTTATTTTTCCATTAGCAGAACCGAGTATTATTTTAGCGGTAATTGCTGGATTGATGCAATTTGTCGTATTGCGTACTGGACCAGCAATGGATAATCCTCAAATGAAAATTATGATGTATTTCATGCCGGTAATGATTATCGGATTTGGTATCGTGTTGCCATCTGCATTGACATTGTACTGGGTAATTGGGAATGTTATTTCCCTTATTCAAAACTTGGTTATTTATCGTCCATGGGAGAAAAAAGAGACACAACAGCCTGTTAAAACGAAAGCAGGAGGGGCTAAAAAGTGAAACAGATTACGCAAACGGGTTTAACTGTTGAAAACGCGATATCTGAAGCATTAGAAACACTCCAAGTTCCACGTGAAGAAGTTACAATCCAGGTCATTCAGCAAGAAAAGAAAGGGTTTTTCGGTTTTGGTGCTAAAAAAGCAGAAGTTGAAGTTACCGTAATTGAAAAAACAGCTGCTCCTGAAAATAGTGACACACTCGAACAAACGACTGAAATTTTTGAAATACCTGGAGAATTGCTTGAAAAAGAAGGAGAAAAGGAAGAAGTTCCTGCGCTCTCTAACGAACAAGCCATTGAAGAAACAAAAAACTATATTCAATCCATTGCTAAAGGCATGAAAATTGAAGATTTATCGATTACACATGAACAGCGTGGCAAAAAAGTCAGTTTTTATCTTGAAAGTGAAAAAGTAGCGATGCTGATCGGCAAACGAGGACAAACCTTAAATTCCCTTCAGCAACTAGCTCAATTGGTTGCCAATAAATATTCAAATCAATTTATGATGATTCAACTAGATGCTGAGAATTATCGTGAACGTCGCCAAGAGACGCTAGAACAATTAGCAGATCGAATGGCAGACAAGGCAATTCGGACCGGTGGGCGTGTTCAGTTTGAACCAATGCCATCCTCTGAACGAAAAGTCATCCATCAGACATTATCAAGACGTTTAGACATCGATACGCATTCGGAAGGCAAAGATCCAAACCGCTACCTAGTCATCAAACCTCATAAATAATAAAAAGCCCGCCAATTTGGTGGGCTTTTTTATGCCAAATTGACGAAATTTATCAAAATGGAGCTCTGTGTCTTTTGATTTGGAGTGGTTTATGCTAATGTAATATGTTAGAAAGCCACGTTCATTTACTGGTTGTCCACATGTGGACAACTTTTTTTAAGCGAAAATAAAGCTGTGAATATATATTTTGATCATTAAGCTGCCTCGCTGTTCTGTTTTTATCCACAGAGCGAGCGATGCTGTTTTTCAACTGTCAAGCTATATCGGTCTGCAAAACAGCCGCTGTCGCTTTTCTTAAGAGGAGGAAGCATCATGGAATTCGATACAATCGCTGCCATATCGACACCGAGTGGAGAGGGAGCAATCGCAATTGTCCGCTTGAGTGGTCCTGAAGCTGTTGCAATTGCGGACAAGCTGTTTCGGGCTCCAAGCAAAAGAGCGCTAGCTTCCCAAGTAACGCATACAATCCATTACGGACACCTTGAAGATCCAACAACAGGAGAAGTAGCGGAAGAAGTCATGGTATCGCTCATGAAAGCACCAAAAACCTTTACCCGTGAAGATGTTGTAGAAATTAACTGCCACGGCGGAATTGTGTCGGTCAATCGTGTGCTTGAATTGGTACTACGTGCAGGAGCAAGACTTGCCGAACCAGGTGAGTTTACGAAACGAGCATTTTTAAATGGCCGAATCGATTTATCTCAAGCAGAAGCAGTGATGGACTTGATTCGTGCAAAAACGGATCGTGCCATGGATGTTGCACTTAACCAAATGGAAGGCAAGTTATCAAAACTAATTGGCACATTGCGCCAAGCTTTACTTGAATCGATTGCTCAAATGGAAGTCAATATCGATTATCCAGAATATGACGACGTAGAAGAAATGACACGTCCAATTATGCTAGAAAAATCGAAGTGGGTCCGTTCGGAAATTGATAAACTGTTGCAGACCTCATCACAAGGAAAAATCTTGAGAGAAGGACTTTCAACTGTTATTTTGGGGCGCCCCAATGTTGGGAAATCTTCGCTATTAAATAGCCTTGTTCAAGAGAATAAAGCCATTGTCACCGAAATAGCGGGAACAACCCGTGATATAATAGAGGAATACGTAAATGTCCGTGGTGTTCCATTGCGTTTAGTTGATACAGCTGGGATTCGCGAAACGGAAGATATTGTCGAACGGATTGGTGTTGAGCGCTCAAGAAAAGTACTAAAGGAAGCAGATTTGATTCTTTACGTGCTGAATTACGCAGAAACGCTGACTCCAGAAGATGAGTTGTTGTTTGAAACAGTTAAAGACATGGACTATATCGTTGTTATTAACAAAACCGATTTGCCGCAGAAAATAGATTTAGGTCAAGTACAGAAGCTTGCAGGCGATAAATTGCTTGTAACGACTTCGTTAATCGAAGAAGAAGGCATCGACCAACTTGAAGAAGCGATAGCTGCTCTATTTTTCCAGGGAGAAATAGAGGCCGGGGACATGACTTATGTGTCCAATGTGCGCCACATTGCATTGCTGCACCAGGCGCACAAAACCATTTCAGACGCTATAGAGGCCGCTGAAATGGAAGTTCCCGTAGACATGATTCAAATTGACGTTACTCGAACATGGGAAATTCTTGGGGAAATTATTGGAGACACCGCAGATGATGGCCTCCTTAACCAATTATTTTCTCAGTTCTGTCTAGGGAAATAAAACTCGAAGGGAATGAACGAACATGCCACAATATGAAGCAGGTACGTTCGATGTCATCGTTGTAGGAGCAGGACATGCAGGAGCGGAAGCTGCTCTTGCCTCTGCACGAATGGGCGCTAAAACGCTTGTTTTGACGATGAATTTGGATATGATCGCATTTATGCCTTGTAACCCATCAATTGGTGGGCCGGCGAAAGGTATTGTTGTACGTGAAATTGATGCACTTGGCGGAGCCATGGGACGCGTGATCGATAAAACACACATTCAAATGAGAATGTTGAATACCGCTAAAGGACCAGCTGTACGTGCACTACGCGCACAAGCTGATAAAGTGCTCTACCAGCAGGAAATGAAGCGTCTGATGGAAGAAGCCCCAAATTTAACCTTGCATCAAGGGATAGCTGAGGAACTAATTGTTGAAGACGGTAAAATTCAAGGGTTGATCACACAAGTAGGAGGCATTTATCGTGCCAAATCAGTCGTTATCACGACTGGAACATTTCTGCGTGGTGAAATTATCATTGGCGATTTGCGTTACTCAAGTGGGCCAAATAATCAGCAACCTTCCATTAAATTGGCAGAAAATCTAGAAAAACTTGGATTTGAAACAGTCCGCTTTAAAACGGGAACACCTCCGCGCGTTAACAGTAACAGCATTGATTACAGCAAAACTGAAATTCAACCTGGAGACGATGTACCTCGCGCTTTCAGTTATGAAACGACAGAATATATCACGGATCAACTGCCATGCTGGTTAACTTATACAAATGAGCAAACGCATCAAGTAATTGATGATAATTTACACCTATCACCGATGTATTCTGGAATGATCAAAGGAACGGGTCCGCGTTATTGTCCTTCAATTGAAGACAAAGTCGTTCGTTTTAATGACAAACCACGTCACCAGATCTTCTTAGAACCTGAAGGGCGTAATACGCGCGAGGTTTACGTACAAGGTCTTTCAACAAGTTTGCCTGAACATGTCCAACGGAAGCTGTTAGAATCGATTCCAGGGCTTGAGAAGGCTGAAATGATGCGTGCAGGTTATGCCATCGAGTATGATGCCATCGTTCCGACGCAATTATGGCCAACATTAGAGTCAAAACAAATTGAAAATCTTTATACGGCTGGTCAAATTAACGGAACGTCTGGCTACGAAGAAGCAGCTGGTCAAGGACTAATGGCGGGAATCAATGCAGCAGCGAAAGTTCTCGGCAAAGAAGAAGTTATTTTGAGTCGTTCTGACGCGTATATCGGTGTCTTAATTGATGATTTGGTAACAAAGGGGACAAACGAACCTTATCGTTTGTTAACATCTCGTGCAGAATATCGCTTATTGCTTCGTCATGACAATGCAGATATGCGTTTAACGGAACTGGCTTATGCAATCGGCATGGTTAAAGAAGAACGCTATGTGAAATTCCTTGCGAAAAAAGAGCGTATTGAAGAAGAAATTAAGCGTTTGAGAGGCATTATGATAAAGCCAAACGAAACGACTCAGCAAGTGATTCGTGACGCAGGCGGCAGTGAATTGAAAGACGGTATTCGCGGAGCGGATTTATTGAAACGTCCGGAAATGACTTATGACATGATTTCACAACTGACAGCTTCAACGATAGAATTGGAAGCTGAAGTAAAAGAACAAGTCGAAATCCATATTAAATATGAAGGCTATATCGAGAAGTCGTTGCAACAAGTCGATAAACTTAAAAAAATGGAGAACAAAAAAATTCCTGATAATATTGATTATCATGCGATTTCCGGAATTGCGACTGAAGCTCGAGGTAAACTTGCAGAAGTTCGTCCGCTGTCTATCGCACAAGCTACTCGCATCTCAGGTGTGAATCCGGCTGACATATCCATCTTATTGGTGTATATTGAACAAGGAAAGATTGCGAAAATCTCAGTATGACAGTAAAGCCATAAGCTAGACAACAGAATGGGCTGGCTCACACCAGCTCATTTCTTTTTTACATAAAAAACTTGCAAGAAGGGGGAAGTCAGTTTGAACGAACAACAGTTTAAAGATGCTCTCAGTGAAAAAGGAATCTTCTTGACTGAACAACAACTAGAGCAATTTCGTATTTATCATAAGGCATTGGTCGAATGGAACGAAAAAATGAATCTTACAGCCATAACCGAACAACCCGCTGTCTATTTAAAGCATTTTTACGATTCGATTACAGCAGCATTTTATTTAGATTTCACAAAATCAATGAAAATTTGTGACGTGGGTGCCGGAGCCGGATTTCCCAGTATCCCATTAAAAATTTGTTTTCCACATATCGAAATTACAATCGTTGATTCTTTAAACAAACGAATTCAGTTTTTAGAGCATTTAAGTAAAGAGCTTGAGTTGACCAAAGTGCAATTTATTCATTCAAGAGCAGAAGATTTCGGACAGTCTATTCACCGCGAAAAATACGATGTCGTAACGGCTCGTGCTGTAGCTCGTTTGTCAGTGTTAGCCGAGTTATGTGTGCCTTTAGTTAAAAAGGGCGGAGTTTTTGCAGCAATGAAAGCTGCTTCAGCGGCGGATGAATTGGAAGATGCGGAAAAAGCATTGCAGAAACTTGGCGTAAAACTAGAAGCTGTTCACTCTTTCTTGTTGCCTATAGAGGAAAGCGAACGGTACATTCAAGTCTTTAAAAAGTTCAAAGACACACCAAAGAAATATCCGCGAAAAGCTGGAATTCCAAACAAATCACCTATCTCTTAATGTTTCACGTGAAACATTTAAAAATAACAGCGATCAAGATTTAACAGCTAAGTGAGCTTGTAAAAGGTGGTGCTTGAAGGTGAAAAGTCCTTTTTCACGTTTCTTCGGAGGCGGCGATAAAGCAAATGAGACAGCAAAAAAAGAAGCGGTAGAACACAAGTCTTCAGAAGAAGTACTCAAATTACCGCTCGACAAAATACATGCAAATAAATTTCAGCCAAGAACAATTTTTGATCAAGAAAAAATTGAAGAACTTGCACGGACAATTCATGTTCATGGAGTGATTCAACCAATCGTAGTTAGGAAGTCTGAAGTTGAAGGAGAGTATGAAATCATTGCAGGAGAACGTCGTTTTCGTGCAATGAAATCACTCGAATGGACAGAAGTGCCAGCCATCATCCGGAATTTGAGTGACAAAGAAACTGCGTCTATAGCTTTGATTGAAAATCTTCAGCGTGAAGAGCTTACCTCGATAGAAGAGGCACATGCTTATCGTAATTTACTTGATATACAAGAAATTACGCAGGAAGCTTTGGCGCAGCGTCTAGGTAAAGGACAGTCGACAGTTGCCAACAAGCTACGGTTACTAAAGTTGCCTGAAGAAATTCAAACGGCATTGTTAAAGCGATTACTAACAGAACGACATGCTAGAGCATTGTTACAAGTAAAAGATGCAGAGCAGCAAAAAAAGCTGTTTGATGAAACGATTGAAGAAAGTTTAAATGTAAAGCAATTAGAGATAAAAGTCAGTAAGTTGCTTTCAAATGAGCCAAAAAAATCAAAGGCCCGAAGAAAAGCAATTAGCAGAGATATGCGAATTGCAATGAACACGATTAAAGAATCACTGAGTATGGTTACTAAAAGCGGCATTGATTTAACAACAGAAGAAGAAGAATACGAAGAATATTATCAAATCACAGTAAAAATTCCGAAAAAAAAATCATGAGAAGCTCTTTCCTGTATGGAAAGAGTTTTTTTAATGGCTCCATCGTCGTATTGTTGAAAAATTTTGATACAATAGAAAAATGGAAGCTAGTATAAGTCAAAGTTATGATTTTTGTCTATAATTATTCCTTGAAAATGCTGTGCTTTATAAGTAATAAAATAGCTAAAACAAAGATTCCGCAGTAAAATAAAGAAAGTAATAGAGAAAGTTGGTGCAAGTGTGGGTAGAACTATTGCGATCGCCAATCAAAAGGGCGGCGTAGGAAAAACAACGTCTTCAGTAAATTTAAGTGCCTGCCTTGCATATTTAGGCAAAAAAGTTCTTTTAATAGATGTAGATCCTCAAGGAAATGCGACCAGTGGGGTAGGAGTCAACAAAGGCGACGTGGATAAATGCATTTACGAAGTGTTAATTGACGATATAGATGTGAAAAGCACAATAATGGAAACAAAAGTGGAGAATCTACATGTAGTTCCGGCGACAATTTCTCTTGCTGGAGCTGAAATTGAATTAGTTTCTACCATTTCAAGAGAAGCTCGCTTGAAAAATGCACTGGAAGAAGTCAAAGATATGTACGATTACATAATCATCGATTGTCCACCTTCATTGGGATTACTAACTTTAAACTCTTTAACAGCATCTGATGCAATTATTATTCCGGTACAGTGTGAATACTATGCATTAGAAGGGTTGAGCCAATTATTGAGCACAATTCGCTTAGTGCAAAAACATTTAAATCACGATTTGATGATTGATGGTGTCTTATTGACCATGTACGATGCACGAACAAACCTAGGGATGCAAGTAATTGATGAAGTGAAAAAATACTTCCAAGATAAAGTTTATAAAACAATTATTCCTAGAAACGTAAGATTGAGTGAAGCACCGAGCCACGGAGAGCCAATTATTATCTATGATCCAAAATCCAGAGGCGCAGAAGTGTATTTAGAATTGGCGAAGGAAGTGATTGATAATGGCTAAAGGTTTAGGGAAAGGCATCAATGCGTTGTTTCCAGGAGAGGCAAGCAATGATGCAGACAAAGTAAATCAACTTAATACAAGTGAAATTCAAGCAAATCCGTATCAACCACGAAAATTTTTCGATCAAGCAGCTTTGGAGGAGTTGGCAGAATCTATTAAAGAACATGGGATTTTGCAGCCGATTGTTGTAAGAAAAGTGGGAGAAAAATATGAACTGGTTGTTGGTGAACGTCGTTTCCGGGCAGCAAAATTGATTAAGTTGAAAAAAGTTCCGGCGATTGTTAAAGAGTTGACGGACCAACAAATGATGGAACTTGCTATATTGGAAAACCTTCAACGAGAAGATTTAACG is part of the Planococcus kocurii genome and encodes:
- a CDS encoding ParA family protein; amino-acid sequence: MGRTIAIANQKGGVGKTTSSVNLSACLAYLGKKVLLIDVDPQGNATSGVGVNKGDVDKCIYEVLIDDIDVKSTIMETKVENLHVVPATISLAGAEIELVSTISREARLKNALEEVKDMYDYIIIDCPPSLGLLTLNSLTASDAIIIPVQCEYYALEGLSQLLSTIRLVQKHLNHDLMIDGVLLTMYDARTNLGMQVIDEVKKYFQDKVYKTIIPRNVRLSEAPSHGEPIIIYDPKSRGAEVYLELAKEVIDNG